Below is a window of Deltaproteobacteria bacterium DNA.
CGCTGGCTGGGTCTCCTCGGCGACTCTGTGTTTGCCTCCTCGCTGGACCATCAGCCATCTGCGATCAGCGACATGCTCCGTCTGGCTTTGAGCTTTCAGCTTGTGGCTTGTAGCTCTCTCCGAGCGTGATGATGTACAAGTGATTCGCGCTCGCCCCGACCCAGGCGCGACCGTTCGGGAAGGTCGAGATATGATCGAGGGGCACCGGGAACCGCGCGACGGAGGTTGCGGTGGCCGCGTCTTCGATGACCGTTTCCGGCCCCCGACGGAGCGCGCGAAAGGGGAAGCGCGACGGCCCGGCGGCAATGGCCTCGACGTGCGCCTCGCGGTCGCCCGTGCCCTGGATCACGTTCCGCTCGCCGCTCGCCGCGTCCCAGACAGGCATCGTGTTGTCCAGAGGCGCGCTGACGATGGTGCGCCGTCAGCGCTCGGCGTCGACGGGCTGAGGTGCCACGGCAGCCCGAGCGGGTCGATCGCATCCTCAGTGGCGTTTGCATTGTCCACGAGGCCTCCCACGCCCTGAATACGCTCGTGGGCAGGGGTGGGAGGAAAAGCGAGGGCCGAGAACACATCGGCGGTGAGTACGGTGCGATCAGCGCCGGTGTCCACGAGGAACTCAGCCGCCAACCACAATCTGTCACGGGTAGCGACCTCGCCACGGATCACTGGCCGCTCGATGCCATCGTCGCAGAGCAACCATTCCCCGTTAACCCGCATAGATCCGGGCCACCTTCTCACGCGGGATGTAGCGAACGAAGCTGCCATCGTCGTCGGGATGCACCACCTTGGCTAATGCGCGGGCTTCTTGCGGTGTGTCCGCCACGAACAATTCTTCGCCCGCCACGCAAATGTACTTCCCGCGATAGCGCGAATAGATCTCCGGAACATGCTCCTGCAGCCAAGCGGCGTTGCGATCGAAGCGCTCGCGTTGTGCCCGCGCTTTCGCAAGTTCCGCGGGGTCGGTGACCTCTTCCATCACGACCGAGCCATGATTGTCTGCCATTGGACGCCCTTCTTCTTTTCGCATTCTACTGGCCGACCGTTATTGAAAGCAATCGCGCACATGATCGAGCGCCGCTTCCTCGCGAACGCCCCAGCGCAGGTCGATGGCCTGAAAGCGGCAGCCATGCCGTGCACACAGCTCCCGCAGACCTGCCCTGAGCGCAGTCGAACGGGCGCGGGAACACGTCGCGCTGCAAGGCGTCGCGCTCACGCTTGAGGTCCGTGAATGTCGAGCTGACGAAGACTCGAATGACAGGCCGGCGGCGGGGTTGTGCGTTGTCGTCTTCAATCATCGAGAGTCAGCCTCAAGCAGCGTTTGGACAACCTGCGTCCCGCCCGCGGCCCAGCACAGCCGCCACTGCGAGCTCGGCGGCGATGTGCGCGCCGGGCGAGTGGGAGGCGCAAATCCGCACTCCGCTTTGGGGCGTGTTCCGTTCTGCGCTCATGATCTTGACTTCGAACGTCTTCTTGTTTCACTCCGCCCACAACGCTGACAACGGCACGAGCCACAGTTGATCGCCGGACGGTACAACCTGGTCACCCAAGTAAAGCACGATGCCGGCGGCGAACCGTTTGCGCAGTTGATCGCGCAAGGCGCGCAGCGCCGCGAAATCGGAGGCATCCACCGTGGCGCTGGCTTTGACTTCTACGGCGGCGATCGACCCGTCGGCCTTTTCCAGCACGACATCCACTTCCGAGCCGGTCGCCGTGCGAAAGTGGCACAGCGACGTTTGCGGATCCGTCCAGGAAATCTGCTTGTGGAGTTCGCCCACGACAAACGTCTCCAACATTCGCCCCAGCAAGGCGCGATCCTCGGTGAGCCGCCGGGCATTCGCGCCGAGGAGGTGGCAGGCCAAGCCGGTGTCCACCAGATGTAGTTTGGGCGCTTTGACCAGACGCTTGCCGAGGTTCGGCGACCACGCCGGCAGCCGATGAACCAGGAACACCGTTTCCAGCAGCGACAGGTAGCGCGTCAGCGAGGTGTGCGGCAAGCGGGCGTCGCGACCCACGTCGGCGAGGTTCAGCAAGCCAGCGGCCCGGGCCGCCAGCAGCTTGAGCAGATTCGGCAGCGCGTGTAACGCGTCCACCCGCGCCAGATCGCGCACGTCTCGTTGCAGAATCGTGGAGATGTAGGACGCGAACCACGCCGCCCGGCGTCCTTCATCTTTGCGCGCGACTGCTTCCGGGTAACCGCCGCGAGCCAATCGGACCGCAAGCTCATTCTTTGCGGAAACCAATTTCGCCTTGCCGACCGTGCCATCGAACAGGCGCTTCAAGAAGCCCTCGCGTTTGCCTGCGATTTCTCCCACCGAAAACGGAAACAAGGGAACGACCTCCATCCGCCCGGCCAGCGATTCCGACAACCGTGGCAGCGTCATCACATTGGCCGAACCAGTCAGCAGGAAGCGACCGGGCCGGCGGTTCTTGTCCACCGCGAGTTTGATGGCGGGAAACAGATCGGGGGCTTTCTGAATTTCATCGACAACGACCGGGCCAGACACGTTGCGAATGAACCCGGCCGGATCGCCGGCCGCCAACGCCAGCGTGGCGGCATCGTCGAAGGTGAAGTATTGCGCCCCGGTCTCTTCCGCGATCGCGCGGACCAGCGTGGTCTTCCCGGTCTGCCGCGCGCCGTTGAGCAGCACCACCGGCGTGTCGGCCAACGCCTGCCGAATCGAGCCTTCGATGCTCCGCCGAATCACGGGGAGATATTCACCGGTTCGTGGTGAATTTGCAAGGCTTCAAAATACTCCCGAAGCCCGCCTCAGACCGACGGAAGGAGCATCTTCTCGCTGATGGCTGATGGCCGATGGCAGGTCCCCCAATCAAGAGCGATAGCTCGGTGGTCGGCCCTCCACTGACCATCAGCCATCTGCGATCGGCCGTCTGCAAGCGGCCCGAGATCACTCGATAGTTCCGAAAATCGTCGAGGGGCGCAATCAAATCAGATTGGCCGGTAGCGTGTCTGGCTTTGGACTTTTGAGTTTGCACTTTGGGCAGCGGGCGTAGCCCGCGCTGAGTTGCAGGTACGCGAGGACCGGGGCCTTTGCATTCTCATGCGTGTCCCCCTCGCGTGTCAGGACCGTTTTGGCACCAGGCGCAACCTATCCCTGGCACTGCTTTTTCGCCGTGATTGTGTGGCAGTGCCGCTGCGTCCCAGCACCTCCTCCATCCGAGCACGAATCGCGGCAGTATTATGGCCGAGTGCCGCCAGGCAGGCCTCATAATTTCCTATGGAATCTCGCAAGTTCCGATGCTCACCACCCATAGACTTGCTTATTGCCAAGTGCCCCTCCAGTGCGCGGCGGTAGAGTGGCTCCGCTGCTGCATAATCTCCTTTGCTTACAAGTACGAACCCCAAGTTGTTCACGCTCTTTAAGGTCTCGGGATGCTCGGCTCCCAGCACCCTGTCCATTGCACCGAGTGCCCGGCAGAAGAGCGGCTCTGCCCTCGCGTAGTCCCCATTGCCAGCTAGCAGTCCCGCCAAGTCGCTCACGCTCACCAGAGTGTCACGATGCTCGGCTCCCAGCACCCGCTCCCTCCCCTTAAGAGCACCCCGCAAGAGCAGTTCCGCCTCCGCATAGCCCCCCTTGCGTTGAAGCAGTCCCGCGAGGTTTCTCATTGTCTCCAAGGTGTCTGGATGCTCGCTCCCCAGGATCCGCTCCGTCGCATTGAGCGCGCGCCGGTAGAGCGGCTCGGCTTCCGCGTAGTCCCCCTTTTTTGCGAGCAGTCCCGCGAGGATGCGCACTGTTTCCAAGGTGTTTGGATGCTCGATCCCCAGGATCCGCTCCGTCGCATTGAGCGCGCGCCGGTAGAGCGGCTCGGCTTCCGCGTAGTCCGCCTTCTCCGCCAGCAGCCCCGCTAGATGGCTCAGGCTCCTTAGGGTGTCGGGATGTTCTCCCAGAACCCGTTCCCTCCCCTTGAGAGCACGCCGGTAGAGCAGTTCCGCCTCTGCGTAGCCCGCCTTCTTCGTCAGTAGCACCGCTAGGTTGTTGACACAGGTCAAGGTGAGGGGATGATCGAGCCCCAGCAGCCCCTCCATCGCTTCGAGCGCGCGCCGGTATTGCGCTTCAGCCCCCAGGAAGTCCCCTTTGCTTGACAGCAATGCCGCCAGATTGTTCAGGCTCGTCAAGGTATTGGAATCGTCGGTGCCCGAAACCCGCTCACTTGCCGCGAGCGCGCGCCGGAAAAGTGCCTCGGCCTCGGCGTACTGTCCCGAGTCGTTATGGAATACAGCCGCTTCGTTGAGAACATACGCCAGCCGGTCCGGCGGAAGGTTGGGCTCCGCCTCGGCGACGGTATGGCGGTACACTTCCAACGGGTCGTAGCGTTCGCTGAGCGCCAACCAAAGCCCGTGCAGCTCCCATTTCCAGCGCTCGGTGGAGCGCAGTCGGAGGAAGGTCGGCAGGTCGGCCAGCAGGTCCTTCAGCCGCTCCCACTCAGCAGTATCCCGCAGCAGCGCCGGCAGTTCGTCGAGCTTGCGGTTGGTGGGTTCGGTCATCGCCGCGAAATACCCGGCCAGTTGCAGGCGGAACTGCCGCACAGTGTCCGCTTCCTCAAGCCAGCGGTTGTGCACCGCCGCGCGCAGGTAGTCGTGGCCGAAGTTGAGCAGCCCGGCGCGCACGGCCAGGGCGTTCTCGGCGGCGAGGTGCAAGGGTGTCCACGGACGGCGAGGCAACGGCTCGCCGCCGTTGCCGAGCAGGTCCAGCAGCTCCGGTTCCGACAGCCCGAAGCGGGCGCAGGCGATGAGGCAGAGGCTGCAGCGCACGAGGTCGGGATGCTCGGGGTCGCGCCCGAAGTCTTCGTGCCAGCGGGTGAGAATGCGGTCGAAGAGTGTTGGAAGGCCGGGGCGGAGAGATACCAGGCGGTGCGCTCGGCCAGGCGCCGGTGTTCGCCGAACTGGCGCAGCTCGTCGAGCACCGCGCGCAGGAAGAGGGCGTTGCACGCCGCCGAGGTGGACTCGAGCTGGGCGAGGATCTCCTCCGGTAACTTCTTGCTGAAGACCGCAAAGTAGGCCGTGGCCGCCGGCGCGATGTCGGCGCGGCCGAAGAGCGGCACGGCCAGCTCCGGCCAGCCGCGTTTCTTCAGGGCTTCGAGGCTCTCGCCCGGCAGCGACGACACGAACAGACACACATTGCGCGGCACCACGACCGGCAGCCAGCCGAGCTGGCGGGCGGCGGCATCGTCGCCGGAGAGCTGGTTGAGCGCATCCAGAACGAGCACGATGCGGCGTGAGCCAGCCGTCTTGACGAACCAGTCGTTGAGAGCTGTCCGCAGCGCGTCGGCCTGGATCGGTATCTCATCTGCAATGCCGAAGGCGCGCCTCAGCTCGCCGAGGATGCGACGGACGATCCCCTGCCAGTCGGCGCTTTCCACCGTGCTGCCGATGTAGTGCTGGATGACGAGGTCGTCGGGGTGCTGCTCGCGCCAACGCGCCACCCACTCGGCCAGCAGCGCCGACTTGCCGCAGCCCGACTCGCCGGTAACGACTAGCGGTTCGGCAGACTGTTGAGGAACCCCACCCGATGCTTCGACAGGCTCAAGCATGAGCGGAACCCCTTCCCGAGATCGCAGCCGCCGCATGCTCATCGATGCGGCGGAGCAGATCCTCGCGCCCGACGAAGGCGAGCCGGCGGCTCTGCGCATACGCTTCGTGGCGCGCCGCCTCCTGATCCAGCGGGTCCGGCACCTGCTCCGCCGGATAGAGCGCGTCGATGATGGCGGTGAAGTCGGCCAGCACCAACTCGCCCAGCGCCTCGGGATTGGGGTAGTTCTCGCGCACTCGGGATTCGCTTGTTTGGAGTTCCGCGTTTACGCGGCCCGAACCGCCTGAAGGCGGAACTCCGAACCGGGCGCGGATGGCGTCTTTGAGTTGGCGCAGTTTCTCCCGACTTTCGCCATTCTCGGAGACGAAGTCCCCGCGTTTCTCTGCCGGCACGGTGTCCACGAAAGCCGGATCGCGGAAGTAGAACAGCGAGCGGTCGGCCATCGCGGGGTTGCGCAACACACCGTGTAGGATCTCCAGCTCCGTCACTGAATGCTTGAGATGCTCCCGCAGCCACGGCTGCGATTCGAGCAGGTCGGCGGGAATTGACTGCGGCACCCAGCCGTAGCGTTCGCCGAGCAGGCCGATGAAGTAAGGACGGCAGCGTTCGATCTCCGCCAGGCAGAGCGGCAGCACCTTGCCCTCGGCCGTCTCCTCGTCAGTGATCCCCCAGCGCAGGTCCACCTCCGTCCACGACACCGCGCGCTCTTCGCACAGCTTGCGCAGCTGCGGGAAGATTTTCTTGATGAGAATGTCCCGCTCCGCCTGCATGTCGCGGAAGGTGGAGGAGACAAAGACGCGGATGACGCGTGGTTGAGTCACCGCACTCGGCTTCGGTTGTTCAGCCATTGTTGAGGTGGTGGAGCGTCAGCGGGACCAGGTGCAACGGCGTGTCAGGTGCTAGACACGCCGATCGAATGGATGTGGGCTTGTCGTCCGGTCCCATGTGCTCGACGCACTCGTGTTCAGGCCGCGGCTCCGCGGCCACCCGCGGGAACGTCTTGAACAAGGTAGTCGAGTATCTCGCCTTGCATGCGCTCGATCTCCAGCCGGTACCCGGAACTCAGCGCCGCCCACTCCTCCGGCCGCGCGGTCTTGCGCAGTGCTTCGAGAAGCTTCTCCAAGCGTGCAACCCGTTCGCGGGCTACCGCCAGCTCCTGATCGTCACGGATCATCGTCGTACCTCCACTATGCCGCGTTTGGTGCCGTCTCGCTTCGTTTGCCACGTGTCGAAGAACTCTTGCTCGATATCCGCGGGCAGCATCCCCTCGCGCAGCCAGAAGATACTGGCACCAAAGCGCGCCTCTGCGTCAGCGTGCGAGAACAAGGTCTGAGACTCGCGCGGGGCTGCCTCGTGTTTGAAGTCCGCCGCCATCACCAGAATCACATCCACGTCGCGCGGATTCGGCGCAGCCGACACGAAGCTTCCGAAGATCAGGAAGCGCGAAAGCTTCCCGGTGCGTTGCGCGAGATCGTGTAAGAGCCTGAGCTTGGCCAGTGCGCGCTGCCGCGCTTCAGAGCCGGTGCCGAATCGCTGCATCAGCTCAGCCCAGTTGGCTGGGTGCATGCCGGTGGGCAGGTCCCCGTTCTGATTCAGCGGCGGAAGCATCGCTGCTCTTGTATATCACTTACGGCACCAAGCATGCGATCTCTCTCCGCAAGGACGGGATGCGTTCGGGCACATCGTCGTGGCGCTCGCCGATGAAGTAGGGGTGGCAGCGCGCGACCTCCTCCAGGCAGATCCGCATGGTGCGGTTGTCCTTGCCGGCTTCCTCCGGCACGCCCCAGCGCAGGTCGATGGCCTGGAAGCGCAGGCCGTTGGACAGACAGAGCTGCCGCAGTTTTGGAAAGACGTCGCGCTGCAGCAAGTCACGCTCGGCCTTCATGTCCGAGAACGTCGAACTGACGAACAGGCGGATGGTGCGCGTCACTTGCGTCATGGCCTTGCCCGTCCATCGGGCACACGGAGTGTGCTTCATGTCGCCGCCGAATGTCCAGAGGGACGAAATGGCCGGTGGACCGCGGTTCAGTCCGGGAGTTCGAAGGTGCCCAGCGCCTCGGCGGCCGTTCGCATCCGCCGATCGCAGGTGATCAGCACACGCGTCGCGTGGGCGGCGGCAAGGGAGAGGTGCAATGCGTCCGCCGCGCACCGTGCAACGCGTCAACCGAGTCCGAGCAGCACGCGTTCCGCCTCGCGATGAACGCTCGCGGTCAGCTCGGCAAAACGTGAGTGACCTTGTGGGATGCTCAGGGGTGCCGAGAAGTCGATCGGGCTTGAGGTAGGAAGATAGGTGGGATTCTCCTGCGGGAGGTTCAACGTGTCGCGGGCGGCGTGAGTCGGAGCGCGATTTTCGACCAGGCTCCTGCTCACTGGCTACGCGAGCGCCGGCAGGTGGATCTCGAACAATCGAAGTCGCCCGCCTTCTTGCTGCAAGGTGTCATCATCCCTTCCCTTTTCGGCCCATCGCGGCTAACGTGCCGCGCCGTGCGAAGACTGCACCCAGAACAAACGGTGGCGTTGATTCATCGCCTGTTGGCGATGACCTTCGCCGTTGTCGGTCTGCTCTTTGTCGCCGCGCCCAACGCGACGGTGCGGGCCATCAATGCGCTGGGGTCGATCTTTCGCGTCTTCCCACCGGCACCGGAATCGGAGCTGCGTTTCTGGCTCAGCCTGGGTTTCGCTTACATGGTGCTGGTCACGCTGTTGGCCTGGCGCATCGCCGGCGACCCGCGGGGGCAGCGCGCGCTGATGCCGTTGCTCGCCGCCGGTAAGTTCGCCTCGTCGTTCACGTGCCTGTGCTTCTTCCTGTTGCAGCAGGCGACGTTTCTCTATCTGCTCAACTTCCTCGTCGACGGCTCGATCGTTGTGCTCGTGCTCGGCTGCTACCTCTGGCTCGGCATGGCGGAACAAACGGCGCAAGCGGCGGTCTTGCCGGCGGGACGGGTTGCCGAGCTGCTGCGGTTACTGCTCGGCACCATGGTGCCCGACGGCGCAGCCGTACCCCGGTTGGAACAAGCAGTGTGGCGGTATTTCACCCGGCTCCACCCGCTGGGCGGCACCGCCTTGAGCGCGATCTTGTACCTGCTCGAATTCGCCCCGTACCTGTTCGGGCCGCGCCGGCGCCGCTTCTCCGCGCTCAGCGCGCCGGAACGCGAAGCCTATCTCAGCGGCTGGGAAACCTCGCGCCTGGCGCTGCGGCGCCAGCTCATCAACGGGATCAAGCTCGCCGTCATGCTGCACTACTACGATTCGCCCGCGGCCTGTGCCGCCATCGGCTACGACGGCGCCTATCTACGCGACAAGCTGCTGGCCGGGCCGAACGCGGAATTCCACCGGGCGCGATTGGCATGATCATCGACGGCGCCACGGTCGAGCGCGACCTCAATGTGCGCACCCAGGTGTGCGTGATCGGCTCGGGCGCCGGCGGCGCGGTCATTGCCAAGGAGCTGGCCGAGGCCGGCATCGAGGTGTGTTTGCTCGAGGAGGGCGCCTACTACCGGGGCAAGGATTTCACCGGCCAGCCGCGCGCCATGCTCGATCTGCTCTACCGCAACCGCGGCCTCACCGGTACGGTCGGTGGCCTGACAATTCCGATCCCGCTCGGCAAGTGCGTCGGCGGCACCACCACCGTCAACTCGGGCACGTGCTACCGCGCGCCGGACTACGTCCTGCAAGCCTGGCAAAGCGACCACGGCGTGGCCGACGTCTCGGAGCCGCAGTTGCGCTCGTACTTCGAGCGGGTCGAGCGCGAGCTCAACGTCGAGCCCGTGACCGATTCGACCTTCGGCAACAACGGCCGGCTATTCGAGCGCGGTGTACACGCACTCGGGTTTGCCGGCGCCCGCATTCCGCGCAACGCCAAGGGATGTATCGGCACGGGGGTGTGCGCGCTCGGTTGCCCGCAGGATGCCAAACAAGCAACGCACGTGAGCTATGTGCCCAAGGCACTCGCCGCTGGGGCGACGCTCTACACCCGCTGCCGCGCCGAGCGCGTGCTCACCTCCAACGGCGCCGCCTTCGGCTTGGTCGCCGGCTTTGTCGGCCCCGATGAGCGCGACAACGGCCGCCAGCTGCATGTTGTCGCTGACCGTGTGGTGGTCGCCTGTGGCGCGTTGCTGACGCCGGCGCTGCTGGAGCGCAGCGCCATCCCCGATGCCTCGGGCTGGCGCGGGCGCAACTTGCACATCCATCCCGCCACGCGCGTCGGCGCGCAGTTCGACGAAGAGGTGCGGGCGTGGGAGGAAGTGCCGCAAGCGTACAACGTCCACGAGTTCACCCGCGAAGGTATCTTCATTCAAGGCCAGTTCGTTCCCCCCAGCCTCGCGGCCGCGGTCCTGCCGGGGATCGGCACCGTGCACGCGGAGCGCATGAGCCGTTACCGCAACTTGGCGTCGTACGGTGCGCTGATCTCCGATGTCTCGGCCGGGCGGGTACGGGCTCGCGGCCGCGGCTGGCCGCTGGTGACTTACAGCATGGTTCCCGAGGATGTTCGCAAGCTCACCCGCGCCATCAGCCTTACCGCCCAGATCTTCTTCGCCGCCGGCGCCCGCGAGGTCTTTTCCGGCATTCATTCGCAGCCGGTGCTGGGCAGCGCCGATGAGGCCCGCGCCCTGACGGACCGGCCGCGCAAGGCGGCCGATATCGAGCTGATGGCGTTTCATCCCCAGGGCACCTGCCGCATGGGTGAGGACCCGGCCAAGGCCGTGGTTGACTCGTACGGCCGCCTTCACGGCACCCGCAACCTGCTCGTCGCCGACGCCAGCTTGTTCCCGTCATCGTGCAAGGTGAACCCGCAGATCACCATCATGGCGCTAGCCACGCGCATCGCTGCTCGCTTA
It encodes the following:
- a CDS encoding aspartyl protease family protein; translated protein: MRVNGEWLLCDDGIERPVIRGEVATRDRLWLAAEFLVDTGADRTVLTADVFSALAFPPTPAHERIQGVGGLVDNANATEDAIDPLGLPWHLSPSTPSADGAPSSARLWTTRCLSGTRRAASGT
- a CDS encoding DUF4062 domain-containing protein, which codes for MIEDDNAQPRRRPVIRVFVSSTFTDLKRERDALQRDVFPRPFDCAQGRSAGAVCTAWLPLSGHRPALGRSRGSGARSCARLLSITVGQ
- a CDS encoding ATP-binding protein; the encoded protein is MIRRSIEGSIRQALADTPVVLLNGARQTGKTTLVRAIAEETGAQYFTFDDAATLALAAGDPAGFIRNVSGPVVVDEIQKAPDLFPAIKLAVDKNRRPGRFLLTGSANVMTLPRLSESLAGRMEVVPLFPFSVGEIAGKREGFLKRLFDGTVGKAKLVSAKNELAVRLARGGYPEAVARKDEGRRAAWFASYISTILQRDVRDLARVDALHALPNLLKLLAARAAGLLNLADVGRDARLPHTSLTRYLSLLETVFLVHRLPAWSPNLGKRLVKAPKLHLVDTGLACHLLGANARRLTEDRALLGRMLETFVVGELHKQISWTDPQTSLCHFRTATGSEVDVVLEKADGSIAAVEVKASATVDASDFAALRALRDQLRKRFAAGIVLYLGDQVVPSGDQLWLVPLSALWAE
- a CDS encoding tetratricopeptide repeat protein; the protein is MHLAAENALAVRAGLLNFGHDYLRAAVHNRWLEEADTVRQFRLQLAGYFAAMTEPTNRKLDELPALLRDTAEWERLKDLLADLPTFLRLRSTERWKWELHGLWLALSERYDPLEVYRHTVAEAEPNLPPDRLAYVLNEAAVFHNDSGQYAEAEALFRRALAASERVSGTDDSNTLTSLNNLAALLSSKGDFLGAEAQYRRALEAMEGLLGLDHPLTLTCVNNLAVLLTKKAGYAEAELLYRRALKGRERVLGEHPDTLRSLSHLAGLLAEKADYAEAEPLYRRALNATERILGIEHPNTLETVRILAGLLAKKGDYAEAEPLYRRALNATERILGSEHPDTLETMRNLAGLLQRKGGYAEAELLLRGALKGRERVLGAEHRDTLVSVSDLAGLLAGNGDYARAEPLFCRALGAMDRVLGAEHPETLKSVNNLGFVLVSKGDYAAAEPLYRRALEGHLAISKSMGGEHRNLRDSIGNYEACLAALGHNTAAIRARMEEVLGRSGTATQSRRKSSARDRLRLVPKRS
- a CDS encoding DUF4062 domain-containing protein — encoded protein: MTQPRVIRVFVSSTFRDMQAERDILIKKIFPQLRKLCEERAVSWTEVDLRWGITDEETAEGKVLPLCLAEIERCRPYFIGLLGERYGWVPQSIPADLLESQPWLREHLKHSVTELEILHGVLRNPAMADRSLFYFRDPAFVDTVPAEKRGDFVSENGESREKLRQLKDAIRARFGVPPSGGSGRVNAELQTSESRVRENYPNPEALGELVLADFTAIIDALYPAEQVPDPLDQEAARHEAYAQSRRLAFVGREDLLRRIDEHAAAAISGRGSAHA
- a CDS encoding DUF4062 domain-containing protein, giving the protein MKHTPCARWTGKAMTQVTRTIRLFVSSTFSDMKAERDLLQRDVFPKLRQLCLSNGLRFQAIDLRWGVPEEAGKDNRTMRICLEEVARCHPYFIGERHDDVPERIPSLRREIACLVP
- a CDS encoding GMC family oxidoreductase; its protein translation is MIIDGATVERDLNVRTQVCVIGSGAGGAVIAKELAEAGIEVCLLEEGAYYRGKDFTGQPRAMLDLLYRNRGLTGTVGGLTIPIPLGKCVGGTTTVNSGTCYRAPDYVLQAWQSDHGVADVSEPQLRSYFERVERELNVEPVTDSTFGNNGRLFERGVHALGFAGARIPRNAKGCIGTGVCALGCPQDAKQATHVSYVPKALAAGATLYTRCRAERVLTSNGAAFGLVAGFVGPDERDNGRQLHVVADRVVVACGALLTPALLERSAIPDASGWRGRNLHIHPATRVGAQFDEEVRAWEEVPQAYNVHEFTREGIFIQGQFVPPSLAAAVLPGIGTVHAERMSRYRNLASYGALISDVSAGRVRARGRGWPLVTYSMVPEDVRKLTRAISLTAQIFFAAGAREVFSGIHSQPVLGSADEARALTDRPRKAADIELMAFHPQGTCRMGEDPAKAVVDSYGRLHGTRNLLVADASLFPSSCKVNPQITIMALATRIAARLADELKH